Within the Deltaproteobacteria bacterium genome, the region CCAGGAATTTGGCGACCGGCTGGCCGTGCACAACATGGCTGCTCACGATCTCGTGCACCCGAAAGCGGTCCAGACGCCCGTAGGTGAACTCGTGGCCGTCCTTGTCCCGAACCGTGAACATCGGCTCCTGATCGCAAAGGCCCAGGCATCCCGATTGACGGACCGTCACGTTGTCCACGTGTTCGGTCTCGAGTTCGTCCATGAGTTTCGCGAGCACGTCCCGCGCGCCCGCGGCGATTCCGCAGGTCCCCATGTGGACGGTGACCTGCATCTCCTTGGTGCCCGCACGCAGTTCCAGATCGCGCTTCGCCGCCTCGCGAAGGCGTTTGAGATCCTCGGGATTCGTCACGCGCTGGCCCATGGCTGACCTCCTTCCGCCTGCTCGGCCTGCCGCCGCGTCGGTTCGCCGCGGAAGCGGGCGAGGATCTCGCCGATGCGTCCCGGCTTCACCCGGTGCAGGACCTCCTGATCGATCATGATGGCGGGCGCGAGTCCGCACGCGCCGAAACACCGGGCGATCTCGAGCGAAAATCGGCGGTTGTCCGTCGTCTGCCCGACGTCGATGCCGAGCTTGGCCTTGAGCGCGTCGAGCACGCCCTTGCCGCCGCGCACGTAGCAGGCCGTTCCGAGGCACACGCGCACAAGGTGCTCGCCGCGTGGAACGGTGGAGAAGAACGAGTAGAACCCCACGACGCCCGCGACCTCGCTGTACGGTTTCTTGAGCGCGAGCGCGATGCGGCGCAGCGCCGATTCGGGCAGATACCCGAACAGCCCCTGCGCGATCTGCAGGACCGGGATCAAGGCTCCCGGTTTGTCCCGATAGTCGGCCAATACCGCGTCGAGTCGGGCAAGAAGCTCGGTCTCGGTCGCGGTCTCGCCGCAGGAACAGGAGTGAACGGTTTCGATCATCGAGGACCTCCCAAAATACGTCCAAAACTCCAGGGCAAAACACCGTGCGCCGACGGCCTCCGAATCCGTCCCCGGACGTTCCGAAACGGGATTCGTGTGCCGGCGGCATGTCCGAAATTCCACGTCATGACCGCATCCCCACACTGGCGAGGGCGATCTTCACTTCCTGCGAAACCTTGCGGGCGACGGTCAGACCGGCCGCCCCGCGTTGGCGGGCGTCGTCCAGATCCTTCACGCGCACCTCGCGTTCGGCTCCTTCGACGAGGAAACGAAGCTGGAGATCCAGATCGGGATTGGTGCATACGACGGACGAAAACGTCGTCGGCAAATCGCCGAGCGGCGCGCGATCGATGTGCGAAAGCTGCATCACGACATCGACGCAAACCCCTCCCAGCGACGACTGTTCAAGCTTCAGGTGACCGCCCGCGCGCTCCGCGGCCCCCGCGAACAGCGCCAGTCCCAGACCGACCCTTTTGCCGGGCTTGGT harbors:
- a CDS encoding ATP-binding protein: MVEIALHILDLIENSINARASVVRVTVNESPSRDLLEVRIEDNGAGLGVTPEQALDPFYTTKPGKRVGLGLALFAGAAERAGGHLKLEQSSLGGVCVDVVMQLSHIDRAPLGDLPTTFSSVVCTNPDLDLQLRFLVEGAEREVRVKDLDDARQRGAAGLTVARKVSQEVKIALASVGMRS
- a CDS encoding NAD(P)H-dependent oxidoreductase subunit E gives rise to the protein MIETVHSCSCGETATETELLARLDAVLADYRDKPGALIPVLQIAQGLFGYLPESALRRIALALKKPYSEVAGVVGFYSFFSTVPRGEHLVRVCLGTACYVRGGKGVLDALKAKLGIDVGQTTDNRRFSLEIARCFGACGLAPAIMIDQEVLHRVKPGRIGEILARFRGEPTRRQAEQAEGGQPWASA
- a CDS encoding (2Fe-2S) ferredoxin domain-containing protein, which translates into the protein MGQRVTNPEDLKRLREAAKRDLELRAGTKEMQVTVHMGTCGIAAGARDVLAKLMDELETEHVDNVTVRQSGCLGLCDQEPMFTVRDKDGHEFTYGRLDRFRVHEIVSSHVVHGQPVAKFLVQA